GGAAACTCGGCAAACTGACCTTCGACTCCCAGAAGCTTCGCGACAAGCTCGACACCGATCGCGATTCGGTGGCCAAACTCTTCGGCGCCCAGCGGGTCAACGTCGCCGCCAACATCACCAACGTGACCGCCTCTACCACGGCGGCCGGCAGCTACGCGCCGGCCGACGTGACCAACGGCGACACCACCGCGGCCCGCTTCGGGACACCCGGCGGCGGTTGGATGGGCGGTACGGCCTTGAATGGGCTAACCACCGAGTACCTCACCATCAACCTTCCCACCAGCCAGACCATCGACGAGGTGCGGGTCTTCACCCTTGACTCGACGGCCTACCCGGCCGCGACATACGGAATCAAGGATTACCGGGTCCAGTATTGGGATAGCGGGACCTCCGCCTGGAAGGATGCGGCTACGGTCAGTGGCAATACGCTCGGGGTCGTCGCCTCCACCTTCGAACCCGTTAGCACGACGGCCATCCGCCTGGCCATCACCGGCACCAACGCCGCCGACAAGTTCGCCCGGGTCCTGGAGGTCGAAGCCTACCAAAAGAACCTCGGGGCCGCCGTCCGAAGCTACGACCTGGCCTACGGCTACACCAAGAGCGGCGGGATCATCCCCGGCCGTCAGGATGGTGTGAACAGCCAGGTCAAGCGGATCGACAAGCAGCTCGAGCGGCTCGAGGTGCGGCTCAAGAAGCGCGAGGAGACCCTGCGGAACCAATTCACCAGCCTGGAGAAGGCTCTCTCGAAGATGCAGTCCGAAAGCTCGTACATGGCCAGCCAGTTGAAACAGCTTGGCTAGGCTCCCGACCCATCGTCGTCCGGGGTAGAGCCGGACCATCTCCTGTCAGACAAGTGGGGTGCAGTCGCCGTGTACTTAAGCCCTTCCGAGCAATACCGCAGTACCCAGATAGAGACGGCCAGTCCGGAGAGACTCCTGATCCTTCTCTACGACGGGGCCATCAGGTCGCTCAATCACGCCAGGGTCGCCATCGATGAGCGCAACCGCCAGAAGGCCAACCGCTCTTTCCAGAAGGCTCAGGCGATCATCACCGAGCTTCAGGGCGTCCTGGACATGAGTGTGGGAGAGATCGCCAAGAACCTCTACGCACTGTATGATTACTTCACCCGCCGGCTCATCGAGGCCAACATCAAGCAGGACGGGGCCATCGCCGGCGAGGTCCTGGAGCATCTCAAGGACCTCAGGAGCGCCTGGAAACAGGCCATCGTCCTGAACGCCTCGACCGGACGCCCGGTCTCGCTGGCCAACGTCAGCGGTTAGGGCGGCTCACAGAACGCACGGGGGGTGCCGATCTTCCTTGACCACCGCAGAGGCCTGGCGCGAAACCCAAGAAGAATACAACGAACTCCTGCGGATCAATCAGGCCATTCCCGGGGTGGCCGCGTCCGACGACGTCACCGGCCTGCTTGAACTGTTGGAGAGGCGCTCGGCGGTGGTCGCCCGCGTCCAGGAGCTCAGCCAGGGTCTCGGCGACCCGTCCCGCCTACCGCCGAAAGCGGCCAAGGGGCTGGCCGACGTCATCCGGCAGACCCTGGAGGCCGATGCCCGCTGCGAGGTGGCCATCCGCCTCGGCATGGAGCGCCTTCGCGAAGGTCTCAAGGATATCGAGCGCGGTCTGGAGACAGGACGGGCCTACCGTCGGGTCAACGGGGACCGGCCGCCGACCGCACGCTTCATAGACCAGGTCAGGTAGGAGGGACCGGACCTTGGCCGTGGCCAGAGGTTCTTATCCAGGAGGCCCCGTCGCGTTCACCGCCGGGGTCTCCGGTCGCAACCAGAGTGAGACCGCCCGCTTCCTGGCCGAATTCGGGCTCAGGAACCTGGACGACCTCAAGGCTTACATCCGTCGCCTGGAGACGGCCGTCAACGTGTCGGCCCTGGCCGACTCGCTGCCGGCCGCGGCCGGCGAGGGCGTGTCCATCGTCGGCTCCGGCGGGAGGATCCTCCGGGCCGACGGCGCCTTCGCCGAGAAGCGCGGCCTGCCGGCCGAGGCCCTGACCGGGAGGGACGTCCGCCAGGTCCTCGAGGAGATCGCCGCTGGTTCCCCCCGGGTCGCTCCGAAGAGGAACGGCGAGGGGGATTCCGCCGACGAGGCCACCGGCCTGGCCGCCATCCACGGCCACTCGAAGGAGATCCAGAAGGCCAAGCAGCTCGCCCAGAAAGCGGCGGCGACCGACCTGACCGTCCTGATCACCGGCGAGAGCGGCACCGGCAAGGAGCTCTTCGCCAAAGCCATCCATCAGATGAGCCCGCGGTCGACCCGGCCGTATGTCGCCATCAACTGCGCGGCCATCCCGGAGAGCCTGATGGAGGCGGAGATGTTCGGGTACGCCTCGGGGGCCTTCACCGGCGCCAAGCGCGGCGGCAACCCGGGCAAGTTCGAGCAGGCCCACCGGGGAACCATCTTCCTCGACGAAGTCGGCGACCTGGCTTCGCTCCTCCAGGGTAAGCTCCTCCGGGTCCTCCAGGACGGGGAGATCGAGAAGATCGGGGCGACCACCCCGTTCAACGTCGACGTCCGGGTGATCACCGCGACGAACAAGAAACTGTCGTCGATGGCCGAGACCGGGCGGTTCCGGAGAGATCTGTATTACCGGCTGAACGTCCTCCGCATCCACCTGCCGCCCCTCCGCGAGCGGCCCGAAGACATCCCGCTCCTGGCGACGATCTTCCTTGACCGGTTCAACCGGCGTTACGCC
This genomic window from Bacillota bacterium contains:
- the fliS gene encoding flagellar export chaperone FliS; this encodes MYLSPSEQYRSTQIETASPERLLILLYDGAIRSLNHARVAIDERNRQKANRSFQKAQAIITELQGVLDMSVGEIAKNLYALYDYFTRRLIEANIKQDGAIAGEVLEHLKDLRSAWKQAIVLNASTGRPVSLANVSG
- the fliT gene encoding flagellar protein FliT, producing the protein MTTAEAWRETQEEYNELLRINQAIPGVAASDDVTGLLELLERRSAVVARVQELSQGLGDPSRLPPKAAKGLADVIRQTLEADARCEVAIRLGMERLREGLKDIERGLETGRAYRRVNGDRPPTARFIDQVR
- the fliD gene encoding flagellar filament capping protein FliD; amino-acid sequence: TINLKRAGTIAAPLQVNLEVKNDSDKAVSAVQAFVEQYNSLIDFLRDKTSYDKDKKVGGTLFGDAGAYQLMSSLRQSVTSSVPGLPATMNNLAQVGITTGAYGSVDGKLGKLTFDSQKLRDKLDTDRDSVAKLFGAQRVNVAANITNVTASTTAAGSYAPADVTNGDTTAARFGTPGGGWMGGTALNGLTTEYLTINLPTSQTIDEVRVFTLDSTAYPAATYGIKDYRVQYWDSGTSAWKDAATVSGNTLGVVASTFEPVSTTAIRLAITGTNAADKFARVLEVEAYQKNLGAAVRSYDLAYGYTKSGGIIPGRQDGVNSQVKRIDKQLERLEVRLKKREETLRNQFTSLEKALSKMQSESSYMASQLKQLG
- a CDS encoding sigma 54-interacting transcriptional regulator, which translates into the protein MARGSYPGGPVAFTAGVSGRNQSETARFLAEFGLRNLDDLKAYIRRLETAVNVSALADSLPAAAGEGVSIVGSGGRILRADGAFAEKRGLPAEALTGRDVRQVLEEIAAGSPRVAPKRNGEGDSADEATGLAAIHGHSKEIQKAKQLAQKAAATDLTVLITGESGTGKELFAKAIHQMSPRSTRPYVAINCAAIPESLMEAEMFGYASGAFTGAKRGGNPGKFEQAHRGTIFLDEVGDLASLLQGKLLRVLQDGEIEKIGATTPFNVDVRVITATNKKLSSMAETGRFRRDLYYRLNVLRIHLPPLRERPEDIPLLATIFLDRFNRRYAGLAPRSITSEALDVLTRYSWPGNVRELQNTLRSVFSLEDAREIKPEHLPPHLRQLARVPRGLGQKSLEKVVEEVEREMILEALRATGNNRAKSARLLGLPRSSFYEKLDRYELARAIPDDTAGD